The following nucleotide sequence is from uncultured Draconibacterium sp..
AAAATGCTTATTTGACTTTTTTGAAAAATTATTTGTAGCTGCAAATTTAATAATTGCAATTAGATGAACAGTTTAAACACGGAAATGTTTTGATAATTATTTTGAACTTTTGGCCACATAGATTGGCTTAACCAACGAGGAATATGTATCGTACCTACGGCACTTCAATTTGCCTTGCCCAAATAGCCTACCGTTGTTTCGGCCCTACGGGACTGGGTTTTGGGAAAAAGCAACTACAATTCTTTCCCCGGGTCCCAGAATTTTTCTTTAAAATCGAGGATCTTGTCGCCATCCAGTTCTAGCCCTTCGGCTTCAAGCAACTCCTGCATGGCGTTGGGATTATCGAAGTGATGTTTACCGGTTAACAATCCGTTACGGTTTACCACCCGGTGTGCCGGAACAAATTCGTGGTGCGAATGACTGGCATTCATTGCCCAGCCCACCATTCGTGCGGCTCCCGGCGAACCAAGACAAGCAGCAATTGCACCGTACGATGTTACCCGTCCGGGAGGGATTTGTTTTACAACTTCGTAAACCTGGTTAAAAAAATCACTCACGATTGGAATATTAGAATGTCAGAATATCGGAATATTCGAATTTTACGCTTTGCCAACTGCGACTGAATACTGCCTACTCTCTTTTATAAGTCCCGCGCACTTCGCCCAAAACTCCTATACTCGTCGCGTTCAATATCAATTTCGGGCTCAATGTATTCGCCATTGTGTGGAATAAATGCCAGGTATTTACTTGGTATTCCGCGATCGAGCCACTGTTTTTCGTAAAACGTACGGATACGCAATACATCTGTCAAACCTTCCCACTCGTATAAATTATCGGTTGCGGACAATATTTCGAATTGATTCAGTCTGGCCATTTCCAGCGTGTAGTTATACTGAAAATTACTGTCGGTTTTTAAGTGCACCACACCGCCGGGTTTCAGAAAATTCCGGTATTTATTCAGAAACGTTGTTGACGTTAAGCGTTTCCGGGCTTTCCGCATTTGCGGATCGGGGAAAGTGAGCCAGATTTCATCCACCTCATTTTCGGCAAAAAACTGCGGAATCAATTCGATGTTGGTACGCAAAAATCCCACATTTGTCATTTCGCGCTGATAGGCCAGTTTTGCGCCTTTCCACAGCCGCGCGCCTTTAATATCCACACCAATATAGTTAATGTTCGGATTCATTGCCGCCAGCTCAACGGTATACTCACCCTTGCCACAACCCAACTCTAAAATTATGGGCTGATCGTTTTTAAAAAATTCGGCCGACCATTTTCCTTTTAAATGAAAATCATCGTGCCCAACCTTATGAAACGGCGCCTGAACAACATGTTCAAAGCCTTGCATTTCATCAAATTTCTTCAGCTTTCCTTTTCCCACTTTTCAAAAATAAACTGCTTGTATTAATAAATTCTGTTGATTTCTTATTTGATTTTTTCAACCCGCACACCCACGTCGGAAATTCCTTTTAGTTCGTCGTTTCGCATGCCCTGCTGTAAACTTATGGTGTAATCGCCCGAGCGGGGGAAAAACACGTTTCGCCGATAAATAGCCTTCCGGGTTTTTAATCCACCAAAACCTTCACCCAGCCATTTCCCTGAAGGATCGGCCAGCACCATTTCGAAGGTATCTTTCACAGCTTCGCCACCGGGTTGCTCGATGGTAACAAACAACCACAGGTTGCTGTAGCGGTAATCTACGTTGTTGCGCACATTAATATAAAGATTATGATTTTGAAGGGTATCGGTAAGGGGCACCTTAAACACCACAAGCGAATCTTTGTTCCAAACGCCTTTGTCTATTGGCTTGTATTTATCGAAAACGCTGTGAGAATCGCAAGCTGCCATCAACACCACAATTCCCGCAAAAAGTATAACCTGAAAAAAACGACTCATTCTGTTTCAACTATTTTTTTTTCGAAAGATCATTACATCAAACGCTGTAATACGCAAGTTGTTTTCTTTAATCACGGTTTGGGTTACGATTTTGATTGGATCGCCGGTTTTGACTACCCCCGCGATTTTGTTTCGAACTGCGACTTTGGCCACCTTCCTCTCCACTATTTTGTTTTCGGTCTGGTCTTTGACCCCGCGCATTTGGCTGATTTTGATTTCTGTTTCGATTGGGATTACGACGGTTACTTCGCTTTTTCGAGCGGCTTTTTTTCTTCGCCTGGTCAAAACGATCCAGATCTTCCTGCCCTACCACATTATGGAATGTATCTTCTTTCTGTGCTTCGGCATCGTATTTTTCAATTACCAGTTTCTCGGGTTTTTTGCCGCTACGATTTAAGCGCAACACTTCTTTTACTCGTTTTACAGGAACAGCGATCAAAGTGCCGGGGCCGTTGCCTCTTGGCGCATACCAATAAATTCCACCAAAAATATCGGCTTTTAAAAACGAAAAAGTCATGTGTTCCGTTTCTAGCGGAATATGGTTTGGCGGGAAATCCTTTGTTGCATCAATATAAGCATCCACCTCGAAATTGAGGCAGCACTTCAGTTTTCCACATTGCCCGGCCAGCTTTTGCGGGTTGAGCGAAATCTCCTGATGACGGGCTGCATTGGTTGTTACCGACACAAAATTACTCATCCATGTTGAGCAGCACAGTGTTCTTCCACAAGGGCCAATTCCACCAATACGGCCGGCTTCCTGGCGCGCCCCAATTTGTTTCATCTCGATGCGGATGCGGAAGGTTTCGGCCAGTACTTTTATCAACTGACGAAAATCAACTCGTCCGTCGGCAATGTAATAGAATATGGCCTTCGTTTTATCGCCCTGGTATTCCACATCACCAATTTTCATGTCAAGGCCAAGGTCTTGAACTATCTGCCGCGACTTGATCATGGTTTCATGTTCCAGCGAAATAGCTTCTTTCCACTTGTCAATATCAACCGGTTTGGCATGGCGGTAAACTTTGCGGTATTCGCCATTGTTCAGGGTTACTTTGTGGCGTTTCATTTGCTCGAAAACCAGCTCCCCTTTTAGCGAAATAATACCAATGTCGTGACCCGGATTTCCTTCAACGGCCACCAATTCACCAACTTTTAGCTTTAAATTATTTACGTTTTTGTAGTAGTCTTTTCGGGTATTTTTAAAACGCACCTCAACAATGTCTTCGCCTTTGTAAGCAGGCTGAACATCGCCAAGCCAATCGGTTACCTGCAGTTTTCCGCAGTTTCCAACTTTCGTTTGACAAATCCCTCTATCTGTGGTATTTACTTCTTTCATTTTTTAGGCTTAAGTCCCCGGCTCTCCAATATTCATCAAAGGCCTGTTTTATCTGGCAAGGCCAAGATAATGAATTAACCAACAAAAGTAATGATTAATAGCAATTTGATAGCTAATGGGTTGGTTTTTAAAATGAATCTAAAAAGGGAAATGACAAGACGGAATAACTACCGCTTAATCAGCCTCACCATTCGCAAACCGGTATCCATAAAAACAATACGCGGATTTCCGTTCATGGAGATGTGTTTTATGGCCAGCTCAAATTCGTCGGCAAAAGCCACAATGTTGCGCTCGTTAATAAAAGGTGCGAATTTTTTGGCCCAGTCTTTTTCGGCACGGTTCATATACACAATTTCGCTGCGGTTCATGTTCGATACAAAATATTCGCGCACCAAACGCAACGAAGCCGCAAAAAAGGCCTTCTGTTTGTCGCGGCCAATCTTTGCCATTTCATCGGCCCAGTCAATCATCTCTTTCACCTGCCGGGCGTAGGCAAAACGCATCATTTCCTGAAACTTTTGGAAATAAAACTGCTCATCGTCCGACGGCGATAGATAGCTGAGTGCTTTCAGGTAACTTCCCGAAGCCAGGTGAACCGCATCGGGAATAATTGCCGGATCGACTCCCTCAATTTTCAGCAAGGCATTTTTAATGGATTGATTATCGACAAAAGGAAACTTTACCAGTTGTGCCCGCGAACGAATGGTGCCAATCACCCCTTCTTCGTTTTCGGTAACCAAAATAAAAAGTGTTTTGCTGGGCGGCTCCTCAATCATTTTCAGCAGCTTGTTCGAGCAGGCGATGTTCATTTTCTCGGGCAGCCAGATTATCATCACTTTAAACTCCGACTCAAACGATTTCAAGTTCAGTTTTCGCAGGATCGACTCGCTTTCGCGTTCGTAAATTTCGCCTTGCGCATTTCCGGCATCAATGTGGCTCAACCAGCCGCTAAGTTCGAAATACGGATTGGCCAAAACCTTCTCGCGCCACTTCGGAAGAAAATCGTCGCTAACCGGTTTATTAAACTGTTTGGCATTGAAAATAGGGAATACAAAATGCAAATCGGGATGCGCCATTTTTTGGTATTTGTGGCACGACGGGCAGGTGCCGCACGAATCGGTTTCGCTGCGTTTTTTGCACGAAACATACTGTGCATAAGCCAAAGCCATGGCCAACTTACCGGTTCCCGACGGGCCGGAAAATAACTGTGCGTGACTGATTCGTTGCTCCTGTACCGACCTGATCAGGCGGCTTTTTATATTCTCTTGTCCTACTACGTCGTTGAAAAACATAAGCCAAAAATAGTACTTAATTCTGAAAGTTGGCAATATGCAAAATACAGTTGGCAAAGTTTCAAGTCACGAGCCACTAGCTTCGAGCTAATCTTCTTTGTGGTAGAAACTTTTAAACACAAAGACTCGAAGACACTAAGAATTAAACCACATTAGACACATAGAAAACATTAGGTATTAAATACTTCAAGGTTTATCTGTTTGCCTATTGCCATTTGCCTATTGCAAATTTATACCTTTTCAAATTGTCTGTTGTTAAGTGGTAAAACTGAGAACTGCGACTGAAAACTTTCTACTCATTCTGCAATCTAAAATCGTTAAACACGAAGGCTCAAAGACACGAAGAACTAAACCACATCAGACACATAGAAAA
It contains:
- a CDS encoding MGMT family protein; the protein is MSDFFNQVYEVVKQIPPGRVTSYGAIAACLGSPGAARMVGWAMNASHSHHEFVPAHRVVNRNGLLTGKHHFDNPNAMQELLEAEGLELDGDKILDFKEKFWDPGKEL
- the trmB gene encoding tRNA (guanosine(46)-N7)-methyltransferase TrmB, whose amino-acid sequence is MGKGKLKKFDEMQGFEHVVQAPFHKVGHDDFHLKGKWSAEFFKNDQPIILELGCGKGEYTVELAAMNPNINYIGVDIKGARLWKGAKLAYQREMTNVGFLRTNIELIPQFFAENEVDEIWLTFPDPQMRKARKRLTSTTFLNKYRNFLKPGGVVHLKTDSNFQYNYTLEMARLNQFEILSATDNLYEWEGLTDVLRIRTFYEKQWLDRGIPSKYLAFIPHNGEYIEPEIDIERDEYRSFGRSARDL
- a CDS encoding gliding motility lipoprotein GldH, which codes for MSRFFQVILFAGIVVLMAACDSHSVFDKYKPIDKGVWNKDSLVVFKVPLTDTLQNHNLYINVRNNVDYRYSNLWLFVTIEQPGGEAVKDTFEMVLADPSGKWLGEGFGGLKTRKAIYRRNVFFPRSGDYTISLQQGMRNDELKGISDVGVRVEKIK
- the ricT gene encoding regulatory iron-sulfur-containing complex subunit RicT, which encodes MKEVNTTDRGICQTKVGNCGKLQVTDWLGDVQPAYKGEDIVEVRFKNTRKDYYKNVNNLKLKVGELVAVEGNPGHDIGIISLKGELVFEQMKRHKVTLNNGEYRKVYRHAKPVDIDKWKEAISLEHETMIKSRQIVQDLGLDMKIGDVEYQGDKTKAIFYYIADGRVDFRQLIKVLAETFRIRIEMKQIGARQEAGRIGGIGPCGRTLCCSTWMSNFVSVTTNAARHQEISLNPQKLAGQCGKLKCCLNFEVDAYIDATKDFPPNHIPLETEHMTFSFLKADIFGGIYWYAPRGNGPGTLIAVPVKRVKEVLRLNRSGKKPEKLVIEKYDAEAQKEDTFHNVVGQEDLDRFDQAKKKSRSKKRSNRRNPNRNRNQNQPNARGQRPDRKQNSGEEGGQSRSSKQNRGGSQNRRSNQNRNPNRD
- a CDS encoding DNA polymerase III subunit delta — its product is MFFNDVVGQENIKSRLIRSVQEQRISHAQLFSGPSGTGKLAMALAYAQYVSCKKRSETDSCGTCPSCHKYQKMAHPDLHFVFPIFNAKQFNKPVSDDFLPKWREKVLANPYFELSGWLSHIDAGNAQGEIYERESESILRKLNLKSFESEFKVMIIWLPEKMNIACSNKLLKMIEEPPSKTLFILVTENEEGVIGTIRSRAQLVKFPFVDNQSIKNALLKIEGVDPAIIPDAVHLASGSYLKALSYLSPSDDEQFYFQKFQEMMRFAYARQVKEMIDWADEMAKIGRDKQKAFFAASLRLVREYFVSNMNRSEIVYMNRAEKDWAKKFAPFINERNIVAFADEFELAIKHISMNGNPRIVFMDTGLRMVRLIKR